A DNA window from Leptolyngbya sp. KIOST-1 contains the following coding sequences:
- a CDS encoding hybrid sensor histidine kinase/response regulator has protein sequence MRPLTILCFVEPSDSICDRLSADFPDCSVVLAPAAETAWLEPVMAKGGEVALAIATAARLHRGDLEAVYDRFPQALTVVLDDSTSAAREAVSRPVYRRLAYPAPAAELGFTVSAALGYYRQGQELARSHAALGEAHRQIDVLQQRLSALAVQLDWGLATVSDRAQADQALRQSEAHNRAVLSALPDLAIVMSAQGQYLEVLANGFTGELVPLVAQDPRGATVTDVFPAEVAQRWLETIAQTLATRTTQFFEQQLSFGDRIQYEVVRMVPYQADQVLALVRDISDRRQLEQAQHRAKTALQASEARFRELAETVQQGFYVFDVLTQRYEYVNSAYTAITGAGLDTVDEQQHWLARVHPDDRDRIAALAARELEGETLDCEYRFLHPDGGLRWLRCRGFPIADEAGVVVRIVGTVDDVTGLKQAELALKRLNEELEQRVRQRTQEVQTLAAVVENSTDLIGTASLEGVSIYLNPAGRALLGLGDAALDGRSINSLHTAETVAQLEQQVLPTVMAHGVWRGESAFRHDRTGEAIAVEQVVFLVQDPETQTPLCMATICRDIRDRKRSEAERQRAELALRASEERFRGTFEQAALGIVEAELDGRIVRVNQVVCELLGYSAAELLEKTYIELTHPDDLALDRAEVDRLLSGHTSRFTLEKRYLRSDGEPVWISLGVSLVRDGLGRPRYMLGVVNDISEQRAAQQERQRAEHQLQEQEQFLRSIYEGVNQPIYVSEIALDGTVTVLGLNPAAARLLGKTSAEVAGKSLQEVLGETEAAAILERYRYCIETNQPLTFERTVTVEGQVQWLLGTYNPISDPTGRVYRIVGSLYDITNRKQTEEALKTLNQDLEQRVQKRTWELEQAVAVAEAASQAKSTFLANMSHELRTPLNAILGFAQLLARDPTLSDSHHQALGIVNRSGEHLLMLINDILEMAKIEAGQVNLNAAVFDLDALLSSLNDMFHLRAQDKWLSLSIDRDPALPRYFKLDVAKLRQVLINLLGNAIKFTDRGAVTLTVTPAYAIAANPPVDTPLKVTFSVSDTGVGLAAADRDRLFEPFVQACSGRGGGTGLGLSISRQFVRLLGGNLTVDSQIGQGATFAFTLPMPVAGMQAAAPLPTVESVVGLAAGQPHYRLLVVDDNEDHRCLLSQLLLSVGFEVREATNGEEAIARWQSWQPHLIWLDMQMPVLSGYDTALAIRAQEQTLALPPTTIIALTANAFEDDRVRALDHGCDDFVRKPFQMELLLAKLSEHLGVQYTYAAPAEEAGRPQALDSSEAIALLRTLPDLLLKQMQLASLQLDSHQLSCFAAQLPPDLAPLSTWLTQQIDDFAFDTVYDLIQAARDHA, from the coding sequence ATGCGACCGCTCACTATTCTCTGCTTTGTGGAGCCTTCGGATTCGATCTGCGATCGCCTCAGCGCAGATTTTCCAGACTGCAGCGTGGTGCTGGCCCCAGCCGCCGAGACCGCCTGGCTGGAGCCGGTGATGGCCAAGGGCGGGGAGGTCGCCCTGGCGATCGCCACCGCCGCCCGGCTGCACAGGGGCGACCTGGAGGCCGTTTACGACCGGTTTCCCCAGGCGCTGACGGTGGTGCTGGACGACTCGACCAGTGCTGCCCGGGAGGCCGTTTCCCGTCCCGTCTATCGCCGCCTGGCCTACCCTGCCCCAGCGGCCGAGCTGGGGTTTACGGTCAGCGCGGCCCTGGGGTACTACCGCCAGGGGCAGGAGCTGGCCCGGAGCCATGCGGCCCTGGGGGAGGCCCATCGCCAGATCGACGTTCTCCAGCAGCGGCTTTCGGCGCTGGCGGTGCAGCTCGACTGGGGCCTGGCCACCGTCAGCGATCGGGCCCAGGCGGACCAGGCGCTGCGACAGAGCGAGGCCCACAACCGGGCCGTTCTCTCGGCCTTGCCCGATCTGGCGATCGTAATGAGTGCCCAGGGGCAGTACCTGGAGGTGCTGGCGAATGGCTTTACCGGCGAGTTGGTGCCGCTGGTGGCCCAGGATCCCCGGGGCGCTACCGTCACCGATGTGTTCCCCGCTGAGGTGGCCCAGCGGTGGCTGGAGACGATCGCCCAAACCCTGGCCACCCGGACCACGCAGTTTTTTGAGCAGCAGCTCAGCTTTGGCGATCGCATTCAGTACGAGGTGGTGCGTATGGTGCCCTACCAGGCCGACCAGGTGCTGGCTCTGGTGCGCGACATCAGCGATCGCAGGCAGCTCGAACAGGCGCAGCACCGGGCCAAAACCGCGCTCCAGGCCAGCGAAGCCCGCTTTCGGGAGCTGGCCGAAACGGTGCAGCAGGGGTTTTATGTCTTCGACGTGCTGACCCAGCGCTACGAGTACGTCAACTCAGCCTACACAGCCATTACTGGCGCTGGGCTGGACACCGTGGACGAGCAGCAGCACTGGCTGGCGCGAGTGCACCCCGACGATCGCGATCGCATCGCCGCCCTGGCCGCCCGCGAGCTGGAGGGCGAGACCCTCGACTGTGAGTACCGCTTTCTGCACCCCGACGGCGGGCTGCGCTGGCTGCGCTGTCGGGGCTTTCCCATTGCCGACGAGGCTGGGGTTGTGGTGCGCATCGTCGGCACCGTGGACGATGTCACCGGCCTGAAGCAGGCCGAGCTGGCCCTGAAGCGGCTAAACGAGGAGCTGGAGCAGCGGGTGAGGCAGCGGACCCAGGAGGTGCAGACCCTGGCGGCGGTGGTGGAAAACAGCACCGACCTGATCGGCACCGCCAGCCTGGAGGGCGTCTCGATCTATCTCAATCCGGCGGGCCGCGCCCTGCTGGGGCTGGGCGATGCTGCTCTGGATGGTCGATCGATCAACTCGCTTCACACCGCTGAGACAGTGGCGCAGCTTGAGCAGCAGGTGCTGCCCACGGTGATGGCCCATGGCGTGTGGCGCGGGGAATCGGCGTTTCGCCATGACCGGACCGGCGAGGCGATCGCGGTAGAGCAGGTGGTGTTTTTGGTCCAGGATCCTGAAACCCAGACGCCGCTGTGCATGGCCACCATCTGTCGCGATATCCGCGATCGCAAACGCAGCGAAGCCGAACGCCAGCGAGCAGAACTCGCCCTCAGGGCCAGCGAGGAGCGATTCAGGGGCACGTTTGAGCAGGCGGCTTTGGGGATTGTGGAAGCCGAACTCGACGGACGGATTGTACGGGTCAACCAGGTTGTCTGCGAACTGCTGGGCTATTCCGCCGCCGAGCTGCTGGAGAAGACCTACATCGAGCTGACCCACCCCGACGACCTGGCCCTCGATCGGGCTGAGGTGGATCGGTTACTCAGCGGCCACACCAGCCGCTTTACCCTTGAGAAGCGCTACCTGCGCTCTGACGGCGAGCCCGTTTGGATTTCGCTGGGGGTGTCGCTGGTGCGCGATGGCCTGGGCCGTCCCCGGTACATGCTGGGGGTCGTGAACGACATCAGCGAGCAGCGGGCGGCCCAACAGGAACGCCAGCGGGCCGAACATCAGCTCCAGGAACAGGAGCAGTTTCTGCGCAGCATCTACGAAGGGGTCAACCAGCCCATCTACGTATCCGAAATTGCCCTCGACGGCACGGTAACGGTGCTGGGCCTCAACCCAGCCGCCGCCCGCCTGTTGGGTAAAACCAGTGCCGAGGTGGCCGGGAAATCGCTTCAGGAGGTTTTGGGTGAGACTGAAGCCGCCGCCATTCTGGAACGGTATCGCTACTGCATCGAGACCAACCAGCCCCTGACCTTTGAGCGCACGGTAACCGTCGAGGGCCAGGTGCAGTGGCTGCTGGGCACCTACAATCCAATTTCCGATCCGACGGGTCGGGTCTATCGCATTGTCGGCAGCCTGTACGACATCACCAACCGTAAACAGACCGAGGAAGCCCTGAAAACCCTCAACCAGGACCTGGAGCAGCGGGTGCAGAAGCGTACCTGGGAGCTGGAGCAGGCGGTTGCCGTGGCCGAAGCGGCCAGCCAGGCCAAGAGCACGTTTCTGGCCAACATGAGCCACGAGCTGCGCACGCCCCTCAACGCCATTTTGGGCTTTGCCCAGCTGCTGGCCCGCGATCCGACCCTCAGCGATAGCCACCACCAGGCCCTGGGGATTGTCAACCGCAGCGGCGAACACCTGCTGATGCTGATCAACGACATCTTGGAGATGGCCAAAATTGAAGCCGGACAGGTCAACCTCAACGCGGCTGTCTTCGACTTGGATGCGCTGCTGAGCAGCCTAAACGACATGTTTCACCTGCGGGCCCAGGACAAATGGCTGAGCCTGAGCATCGATCGCGACCCGGCCCTGCCCAGATATTTCAAACTCGATGTGGCCAAGCTGCGCCAGGTGCTAATCAACCTGCTGGGCAACGCGATCAAATTTACGGATCGCGGGGCGGTAACGCTGACGGTGACCCCAGCCTATGCCATCGCCGCCAACCCGCCGGTCGATACCCCGCTGAAGGTGACCTTTAGCGTCAGCGATACGGGGGTGGGGCTGGCGGCGGCCGATCGCGATCGCCTGTTTGAGCCCTTTGTGCAGGCCTGCTCGGGCCGGGGCGGGGGCACCGGACTGGGGCTTTCCATCAGTCGGCAGTTTGTGCGCCTGCTGGGGGGCAATCTCACGGTGGACAGCCAGATTGGCCAGGGGGCGACCTTCGCCTTTACCCTGCCCATGCCAGTGGCCGGGATGCAGGCCGCGGCTCCCCTGCCAACGGTGGAGTCGGTAGTGGGGCTGGCGGCGGGGCAGCCCCACTACCGACTGCTGGTGGTTGATGACAACGAGGACCACCGCTGCCTGCTCAGCCAGCTACTGCTGTCGGTGGGCTTTGAGGTGCGCGAAGCCACCAACGGCGAAGAGGCGATCGCCCGGTGGCAGAGCTGGCAACCCCACCTGATCTGGCTGGACATGCAGATGCCCGTGCTCAGCGGCTACGACACCGCCCTGGCCATTCGCGCCCAGGAGCAGACCCTGGCGCTGCCGCCGACCACCATCATTGCCCTCACCGCCAACGCCTTTGAGGACGACCGCGTCCGCGCCCTCGACCATGGCTGCGACGACTTTGTCCGCAAGCCCTTCCAGATGGAGTTGCTGCTGGCCAAGCTGAGCGAGCACCTGGGGGTGCAGTACACCTACGCCGCCCCTGCTGAGGAAGCTGGCAGGCCCCAGGCCCTGGACAGCAGCGAGGCGATCGCGCTGTTGCGTACCCTGCCCGACCTGCTGCTCAAGCAGATGCAGCTGGCCAGCCTCCAGCTCGACAGCCACCAGCTCAGCTGCTTCGCCGCCCAGCTACCCCCGGACCTGGCTCCCCTGAGCACCTGGCTGACCCAGCAGATCGACGACTTTGCCTTTGACACCGTCTACGACCTGATCCAGGCCGCCAGGGACCATGCCTAG
- a CDS encoding DMT family transporter, which yields MTYLKLLATMLFWGGTFIAGRLVVQEMGPFAAAFCRFAIASVALLLLTHAVEGALPWPPRRLWLPIALLGLTGIFAYNVFFFSGLRTVEAGRAALIIALNPVAIALGAAVVFKDRLRRLQLIGIALSLVGAGVVISDGDPLRLLRGDGGLGEVFMLGCVVSWMSYTLLGKAVMAELPPFAATTYACGTGALLLLGPALGDDLLGAIATASVTTWAGLLYLGILGSAVGFSWYYDGLKQLGPARAGVFINLVPVFAIVLAAVVLQEIPTSSLLLGGSLVIAGVVLTNRSKSS from the coding sequence ATGACCTACCTCAAACTCCTCGCCACCATGCTGTTCTGGGGCGGTACCTTCATTGCCGGGCGGCTGGTGGTGCAGGAGATGGGGCCCTTTGCGGCGGCGTTCTGCCGCTTTGCGATCGCATCTGTGGCCCTGTTACTGTTGACCCATGCCGTGGAGGGGGCGCTGCCCTGGCCGCCCCGGCGCCTGTGGCTGCCGATCGCGCTGCTGGGGCTGACGGGTATTTTTGCCTACAACGTGTTTTTCTTCTCCGGCTTGAGGACCGTGGAGGCGGGCCGGGCGGCGCTGATCATTGCCCTCAACCCGGTGGCGATCGCCCTGGGGGCCGCAGTGGTGTTTAAAGATCGCCTCCGCCGCCTCCAGCTCATCGGCATTGCCCTGTCGCTGGTCGGCGCCGGGGTCGTGATCAGCGACGGCGATCCGCTCAGGCTGCTGCGCGGCGATGGGGGCCTGGGAGAGGTGTTCATGCTGGGTTGCGTGGTCAGCTGGATGAGCTATACCCTGCTGGGCAAGGCGGTGATGGCCGAACTGCCTCCCTTCGCCGCCACCACCTACGCCTGCGGCACCGGGGCGCTGCTGCTGCTGGGACCGGCCCTAGGGGATGACCTGCTGGGGGCGATCGCCACCGCTTCTGTGACCACCTGGGCGGGGCTGCTCTACCTGGGTATTTTGGGCTCGGCGGTGGGGTTCAGCTGGTACTACGACGGTCTCAAACAGCTGGGGCCAGCCCGGGCCGGGGTGTTTATTAACCTGGTGCCGGTGTTCGCAATTGTTCTGGCGGCGGTGGTTTTGCAGGAAATACCCACCTCGTCCCTGCTGCTGGGGGGCAGTCTGGTGATTGCGGGGGTGGTGCTGACCAACCGCAGTAAATCAAGCTAA
- the rodA gene encoding rod shape-determining protein RodA, which produces MFVTNVQRQWRSLLASWQGVDWVLLALPVVLTAFGAIVIHSTQRNTETVAYGLNHGVLGLIGLGLALWIARVRYENLLNWQWIIYAVINLLLLAVIFIGTVGLGAQRWISIGGFHVQPSEFAKLGMIITLAAMLSRRDASTLWGVVTAVGVTALPWLLVFIQPDLGTSLVFGVITLAMLYWANCNPGWLVLFVSPLVAAILFHLLLPGWLVWSLTMGLIAWFTLPWRWFSTVMATAVNLVAGKLGDIFWNLLQDYQKDRLVLFLDPHKDPLGGGYHLIQSRIAIGAGKLFGQGWGQGTQTQLNFIPEQHTDFIFSAVGEEWGFVGSMVLIAVYWLICFRLVIIAQNAKDDFGSLLVIGVLAMITFQVVVNIGMTIGLAPITGIPLPWLSYGRSALLTNFIALGIVESVANFRHRLKFTD; this is translated from the coding sequence ATGTTTGTGACTAACGTGCAGAGGCAATGGCGATCGCTGCTGGCGAGCTGGCAGGGGGTGGACTGGGTGCTGCTGGCGCTGCCGGTGGTGCTGACCGCCTTTGGGGCGATCGTGATTCACAGCACTCAGCGCAATACCGAAACCGTCGCCTACGGCCTCAACCATGGGGTGCTGGGGCTGATTGGCCTGGGTTTGGCCCTGTGGATTGCTCGGGTGCGCTACGAAAACTTGCTCAACTGGCAGTGGATTATCTACGCGGTGATCAACCTGCTGTTGCTGGCGGTAATTTTTATTGGCACCGTCGGGTTGGGGGCGCAGCGGTGGATCAGCATCGGCGGCTTTCACGTGCAGCCGTCGGAGTTTGCCAAGCTGGGCATGATCATCACCCTGGCGGCCATGCTCAGCCGCCGCGATGCCTCGACCCTGTGGGGGGTTGTGACGGCGGTGGGGGTGACCGCGCTGCCCTGGCTGCTGGTGTTTATTCAGCCCGACCTGGGGACGTCGCTGGTATTCGGCGTGATTACCCTGGCTATGCTCTACTGGGCCAACTGCAACCCCGGCTGGCTGGTGCTGTTTGTGTCGCCGCTGGTGGCGGCGATTTTGTTTCACCTGCTGCTGCCCGGTTGGCTGGTCTGGAGTTTGACCATGGGCCTGATTGCCTGGTTTACGCTGCCCTGGCGCTGGTTTAGCACCGTGATGGCGACGGCGGTCAATCTGGTGGCGGGCAAGCTGGGGGACATCTTCTGGAATTTGCTGCAGGACTACCAGAAAGACCGCCTGGTGCTGTTTCTCGACCCGCACAAGGATCCCCTGGGGGGCGGCTACCACCTGATTCAATCGCGGATTGCGATCGGGGCTGGCAAGCTGTTTGGCCAGGGCTGGGGACAGGGGACCCAAACCCAGCTCAACTTTATTCCTGAGCAGCACACCGACTTTATCTTTTCGGCGGTGGGCGAGGAGTGGGGTTTTGTGGGGTCGATGGTGCTGATTGCCGTCTACTGGCTGATCTGCTTCCGCCTGGTGATCATTGCCCAAAACGCCAAGGATGATTTTGGCTCGCTGCTGGTGATTGGCGTGCTGGCGATGATTACGTTTCAAGTGGTGGTCAATATTGGTATGACCATCGGCCTGGCCCCAATCACGGGCATTCCGCTGCCCTGGCTAAGCTACGGGCGATCGGCGCTGCTGACCAACTTCATCGCCCTGGGCATCGTCGAGTCGGTGGCCAACTTCCGCCATCGGCTCAAGTTCACGGACTGA
- a CDS encoding Mrp/NBP35 family ATP-binding protein: MSLTLSEVSVLDVLRPVQDPELQKSLVDLNMIRNVAIDNGTVSFTLVLTTPACPLREFIVEDCEKAVRTLPGVETVKVDVTAETPQQKALPDRTGISGVKNIIAVSSGKGGVGKSTVAVNLAVALAQAGAAVGLIDADIYGPNAPIMMGLTEAQVVVKQGEVLEPAFNHGVKMVSMGFLIDRDQPVIWRGPMLNGIIRQFLYQVEWGPLDYLIVDLPPGTGDAQLTLAQAVPMAGAVIVSTPQSVAISDARRGLKMFQQLQVPVLGIVENMSVFIPPDAPEKRYDIFGSGGGETLATELGLPVLGCIPLEMAVRQGGDVGIPIVVQHPDSESARALRAMAEQVAAKVSVAALAS; the protein is encoded by the coding sequence ATGAGCCTAACCCTCTCCGAAGTTTCTGTTCTAGACGTGCTGCGCCCCGTGCAAGACCCGGAGCTGCAAAAGAGCCTGGTGGATCTCAATATGATCCGCAACGTGGCGATCGATAACGGCACCGTGAGCTTCACCCTGGTGCTGACGACCCCAGCTTGTCCCCTGCGGGAGTTTATCGTCGAAGACTGCGAAAAAGCGGTGCGCACGCTGCCGGGGGTTGAGACTGTGAAGGTCGATGTCACCGCTGAGACCCCGCAGCAAAAGGCGCTGCCCGATCGCACCGGCATTAGTGGGGTCAAAAATATCATTGCGGTGTCCAGCGGCAAAGGCGGCGTGGGCAAGAGCACCGTGGCGGTGAACCTGGCTGTGGCCCTGGCCCAGGCCGGAGCCGCCGTGGGCCTGATCGACGCCGACATCTATGGCCCCAACGCGCCGATCATGATGGGGCTGACCGAGGCCCAGGTGGTGGTAAAGCAGGGCGAGGTGTTGGAACCCGCCTTTAACCACGGGGTCAAAATGGTGTCGATGGGCTTTTTGATCGATCGCGACCAGCCGGTGATCTGGCGCGGCCCCATGCTCAACGGCATCATTCGCCAGTTTCTGTACCAGGTGGAGTGGGGCCCGCTCGACTATCTGATTGTCGATCTGCCCCCCGGTACCGGCGACGCCCAGCTCACCCTGGCCCAGGCGGTGCCAATGGCGGGGGCGGTGATTGTCTCTACCCCGCAGTCGGTGGCCATTTCAGACGCGCGACGGGGGCTGAAGATGTTTCAGCAGCTCCAGGTGCCGGTGCTGGGCATTGTCGAAAACATGAGCGTATTTATTCCCCCCGATGCGCCGGAGAAGCGCTACGACATTTTTGGCTCCGGCGGCGGCGAAACCCTGGCCACGGAGCTGGGGCTGCCGGTGCTGGGCTGCATTCCCCTGGAGATGGCCGTGCGCCAGGGCGGCGATGTGGGCATTCCCATTGTGGTGCAGCACCCCGACTCCGAGAGCGCCAGGGCGCTGCGGGCAATGGCCGAGCAGGTGGCGGCTAAGGTGTCTGTGGCGGCGCTGGCGTCTTAG
- a CDS encoding SRPBCC family protein, whose translation MGGAAVFRALSFPRPFLTLMQLIQHWVQVQQQLEKSYLAVSTASVDVLWQTIMNLADVSWHPLLTSTNAPQGLKPKPGLIYRAFTRLCPVPVNIFVERVQPHELISVRVLPIPGLEERVTYHLKSTVRGTQISYSVTLRGWLSPLAWSLLRPYAARVASALAEAAEHPDLLDSRNSRSQAW comes from the coding sequence GTGGGGGGTGCGGCTGTGTTTAGAGCCCTGTCTTTTCCCCGTCCGTTCCTCACGCTGATGCAGCTGATCCAGCACTGGGTGCAGGTCCAGCAGCAGCTGGAGAAGTCCTACCTGGCGGTCAGCACCGCCTCTGTAGATGTGCTCTGGCAGACGATCATGAACCTGGCCGATGTCTCCTGGCACCCCCTACTGACCAGCACCAACGCTCCCCAGGGGCTCAAGCCCAAGCCGGGGCTGATCTATCGGGCTTTTACTCGCCTCTGCCCGGTGCCGGTGAATATTTTTGTGGAGCGGGTACAGCCCCACGAACTGATCAGCGTGCGGGTGCTGCCCATCCCCGGCCTGGAGGAGCGGGTCACCTATCACCTCAAATCGACCGTTCGCGGCACCCAAATTTCCTACTCTGTGACGCTGCGCGGGTGGCTCTCACCCCTGGCCTGGTCGCTGCTGCGCCCCTACGCCGCCCGGGTGGCCTCAGCCCTGGCCGAGGCCGCCGAACACCCGGATCTTTTGGATAGTCGCAACTCCCGTTCCCAGGCCTGGTAG
- the hemF gene encoding oxygen-dependent coproporphyrinogen oxidase, with amino-acid sequence MTTTPVSKPVTNAPPADSRDRVSAMLKQLQDSICQRLEALDGGAQFQQDAWERPEGGGGRSRVIKQGKVFEQGGVNFSEVWGDHLPPSILVQRPEAAGHRFYATGTSMVLHPRNPYVPTVHLNYRYFEAGPVWWFGGGIDLTPYYPFDEDVVHFHRTLKQACDRHNPQYYQVFKPWCDEYFYLKHRGETRGVGGIFFDYQDGQGLLYRGPDAGKAADQTSQAIGELPQRSWDDLFNFARDCGNAFLPAYVPIVERRHTTEYSDHQRQFQLYRRGRYVEFNLVYDRGTIFGLQTNGRTESILMSLPPLVRWEYGYTPEPNGPEARLYDVFLKPQDWINWSGTPTG; translated from the coding sequence ATGACCACAACCCCTGTTTCCAAGCCCGTTACTAACGCGCCACCCGCCGATTCTCGCGATCGCGTCAGCGCCATGCTGAAACAGCTCCAGGACAGCATCTGCCAGCGGCTGGAGGCCCTCGACGGCGGTGCCCAGTTTCAGCAGGACGCCTGGGAGCGGCCCGAGGGCGGCGGCGGCCGATCGCGCGTAATTAAACAGGGCAAGGTGTTTGAGCAGGGCGGCGTAAACTTTTCTGAAGTGTGGGGCGACCACCTGCCGCCGTCGATTCTGGTGCAGCGACCTGAGGCGGCGGGCCACCGCTTCTACGCCACCGGCACCTCCATGGTGCTGCACCCCCGCAACCCCTACGTGCCCACGGTACACCTCAACTACCGCTACTTTGAGGCGGGGCCGGTGTGGTGGTTTGGCGGCGGCATTGACCTCACCCCCTACTACCCCTTCGACGAGGATGTGGTGCATTTTCATCGGACGCTGAAACAGGCCTGCGATCGCCACAACCCCCAGTATTATCAGGTGTTCAAGCCCTGGTGCGACGAATACTTCTACCTCAAGCACCGGGGTGAGACCCGGGGCGTGGGCGGCATTTTCTTCGACTACCAGGACGGCCAGGGGCTGCTCTACCGAGGCCCCGACGCGGGCAAAGCCGCCGACCAGACCAGCCAGGCCATTGGCGAACTGCCCCAGCGCTCCTGGGACGATCTATTTAATTTCGCCCGCGACTGCGGCAATGCCTTTCTGCCCGCCTACGTGCCGATTGTTGAGCGCCGTCATACCACCGAGTACAGCGACCACCAGCGGCAGTTTCAGCTCTACCGCCGGGGCCGCTACGTGGAGTTCAACCTGGTCTACGACCGGGGCACCATTTTTGGCCTGCAGACTAACGGCCGCACCGAGTCGATTTTGATGTCGCTGCCGCCGCTGGTGCGCTGGGAGTACGGCTACACCCCCGAGCCCAATGGCCCAGAAGCCCGCCTATACGACGTTTTTCTCAAGCCCCAGGACTGGATCAACTGGAGCGGCACACCAACTGGCTAG
- a CDS encoding HU family DNA-binding protein: protein MNKAELVDTVAEKASSSSDKPVTKKEVDLVISATIDAIIEAVAAGEKVTLVGFGSFERRERKEREGRNPKTGDTMVIPATKVPAFSAGKLFKEKVAK, encoded by the coding sequence ATGAATAAAGCTGAACTCGTGGATACGGTGGCTGAGAAGGCTTCCTCCTCTAGCGACAAACCCGTGACCAAGAAGGAGGTAGACCTCGTTATCTCTGCCACCATCGACGCCATTATTGAAGCCGTAGCGGCAGGCGAAAAAGTCACCCTGGTAGGGTTTGGCTCCTTTGAGCGGCGCGAGCGCAAAGAGCGCGAGGGCCGTAACCCCAAGACTGGCGACACGATGGTGATTCCAGCCACGAAGGTGCCTGCCTTTTCCGCAGGCAAATTGTTCAAAGAAAAAGTGGCTAAGTAG
- the cobD gene encoding threonine-phosphate decarboxylase CobD: MIQPSPTHTPSNRPVHGGNLAWAAAIAGCSPNSLLDFSASINPLGPPESVVQAMTAALGQLRHYPDPSYAELRRALAEHHGVPMDWVLPGNGAAELLTWAARDVAASDGCHLLTPAFGDYGRSLAAFDVPIRPWPLPLEDWAGPGSAPTWPEPEAASLLINNPHNPTGRLFPRASLEPLLERFATVIVDEAFMDFLPADRQQSLIADLDHHPNLVVLRSLTKFYTLPGLRIGYALGHPDRLGRWQRWRDPWPVNALAAAAAIAAVSDHSFQRRTWQWLPPAREAFCKGLQAIPGLSPLPGAANYLLVKTATPAPLLQERLLRRHQILIRDCVSFGELGANYMRVSVRTEAENDRLLTALGQELGV; encoded by the coding sequence TTGATCCAACCTTCGCCTACTCACACACCTTCAAATCGACCTGTTCATGGGGGGAATCTGGCCTGGGCGGCTGCGATCGCGGGCTGTTCCCCCAATTCTTTACTCGACTTTTCCGCCAGCATCAATCCCCTGGGGCCGCCCGAGTCGGTGGTGCAGGCCATGACTGCCGCCCTGGGGCAGCTGCGCCACTACCCCGACCCCAGCTACGCCGAGTTGCGCCGTGCCCTGGCTGAGCACCACGGGGTGCCCATGGACTGGGTGCTGCCGGGCAATGGGGCCGCAGAGCTGCTGACCTGGGCGGCCAGGGATGTGGCCGCCAGCGACGGCTGCCACCTGCTCACTCCGGCTTTTGGCGACTACGGGCGATCGCTTGCCGCCTTTGATGTACCCATACGGCCCTGGCCCCTGCCCCTGGAAGATTGGGCTGGCCCTGGGTCAGCGCCGACCTGGCCCGAGCCCGAGGCCGCCAGCCTTCTGATCAACAACCCCCACAACCCCACCGGGCGGCTGTTCCCCAGGGCCAGCCTGGAGCCCCTGCTGGAGCGGTTTGCCACCGTGATTGTGGATGAGGCCTTTATGGACTTTCTGCCCGCCGACCGGCAGCAGTCCCTGATTGCAGACCTGGACCACCACCCCAACCTGGTGGTGCTGAGGTCGCTGACCAAGTTTTACACCCTGCCCGGTCTGCGGATTGGCTACGCCCTGGGCCACCCCGATCGCCTGGGCCGCTGGCAGCGCTGGCGCGACCCCTGGCCGGTGAATGCCCTGGCGGCGGCGGCGGCGATCGCGGCGGTGAGCGATCATTCGTTTCAGCGGCGCACCTGGCAGTGGCTGCCCCCCGCCCGAGAGGCTTTCTGCAAAGGGTTGCAGGCCATCCCGGGGCTATCGCCGCTGCCGGGGGCCGCCAACTATCTGCTGGTCAAAACCGCCACTCCGGCCCCGCTGCTTCAGGAGCGGCTGTTGCGCCGTCACCAGATTCTGATTCGCGACTGCGTGAGCTTTGGGGAGCTGGGGGCAAACTACATGCGGGTGTCCGTCCGCACGGAGGCCGAAAATGACCGTTTGCTAACCGCCCTCGGCCAGGAGCTAGGGGTATGA